Proteins co-encoded in one Pocillopora verrucosa isolate sample1 chromosome 1, ASM3666991v2, whole genome shotgun sequence genomic window:
- the LOC131790298 gene encoding ras-related protein Rab-10-like codes for MARKSHDYKFLTLLVGDDHDTIGKLVFKVSDGPYIYLIEKRIEIDGKIIQLNIGDLRDTAYWSCYPSYLTIKGMLLTYDITRHESFEYVSSVWRQFITKVAKSDTEVMLIGFNCHLEYQRMVPTETAARYADELGMKFMEVSTVEDLNIDEVIFTLASGILRRIKKREKVSRFWFIIGRFIQIHPIFTKGKICFKAVLLNTV; via the exons ATGGCTCGGAAATCGCATGACTACAAGTTTCTAACATTACTGGTGGGCGATGATCATGATACAATAGGAAAGCTGGTTTTCAAAGTTAGCGATGGACCATATATCT ACCTTATAGAAAAGAGAATAGAAATTGATGGGAAGATAATTCAACTTAATATTGG GGATCTGAGAGACACCGCATATTGGTCATGCTATCCATCTTATCTCACAATCAAG GGAATGTTGTTGACTTATGACATCACAAGGCACGAATCATTTGAATACGTGTCTTCTGTCTGGAGGCAGTTTATCACTAAG GTTGCTAAAAGTGATACTGAAGTTATGTTGATTGGATTTAATTGCCACCTGGAGTATCAGAGGATGGTACCAACAGAAACCGCGGCAAGG TATGCGGATGAACTCGGAATGAAGTTCATGGAAGTCAGTACTGTAGAGGATCTTAATATAGATGAG GTGATTTTTACCCTTGCCAGTGGTATTctaagaagaattaaaaaacgTGAAAAGGTAAGCCGTTTTTGGTTTATTATTGGAAGATTTATTCAGATTCACCCCATTTTCACCAAAGGAAAGatatgttttaaagctgttttgttgaACACGGTTTAA